A region of Thermovibrio ammonificans HB-1 DNA encodes the following proteins:
- a CDS encoding CDP-alcohol phosphatidyltransferase family protein translates to MNITSKRDTLKKLYSPFGWLLAKANVSPNLITLAAVITGTLAAFLYYTGHPVVGAFLLLSSGLFDLCDGYVAVNNKKATKFGAVFDWLADKWVDGFVLGAVALRYASDWVALLAVVATMLHTFIKPVAYAEIGYQERTTGKIKDPLESTGFFGRPETLIVLVVSSLIYPFYHKALTYGIEFIAVMSLLSFVHRLYYLYKRYGDHYEV, encoded by the coding sequence ATGAACATAACCAGTAAGAGGGATACCCTTAAAAAACTATACTCCCCTTTTGGGTGGCTGCTTGCCAAGGCAAACGTTTCCCCAAACCTTATAACTCTTGCAGCCGTTATCACGGGAACGCTGGCCGCTTTCCTCTACTACACGGGTCACCCGGTTGTCGGGGCCTTCCTCTTGCTCTCTTCGGGCCTTTTCGACCTGTGCGACGGCTACGTTGCCGTTAACAATAAAAAGGCCACTAAGTTCGGCGCCGTTTTCGACTGGCTGGCCGATAAGTGGGTAGACGGTTTTGTTCTGGGTGCTGTTGCCCTCAGGTACGCAAGCGACTGGGTTGCACTTCTGGCCGTTGTGGCCACCATGCTCCACACCTTCATAAAGCCCGTTGCCTACGCCGAGATAGGCTACCAGGAGCGGACAACGGGCAAGATTAAAGACCCCCTTGAGAGTACCGGCTTTTTCGGCAGGCCCGAAACCCTTATTGTTCTTGTGGTTTCCTCCCTCATTTACCCCTTCTACCACAAGGCACTCACCTACGGAATAGAGTTTATTGCCGTAATGTCGCTCCTCTCCTTTGTCCACAGGCTCTACTACCTCTACAAACGCTACGGAGACCACTACGAGGTATAA